GGTGGCTCCTGGTGAGGGGCTTGGACGCCCACTGGGCACTCGGCAACGTGGTCAGTCCGCGTCGTTCGAGTTCATCTCGCATCGTGATGATAGTCCAGTTGCCGGTGGCGTAGGCCTCGAATGCCCAGCGCATCAGGGGGCCGCGCTCAGCATCTACCTCAACGTAGCGACGTTCGATACCGTTCAGGAACTCGCGCTTGTTGATGTAGCCGGTCGGTGCGCGGCCGTTGGTGCCGCCGGTGATGGCCTTCTGGTTGCGTCCCTTCTTGACTTCCTGGGAGAGGTTGTCGGAGTAGAACTGGTTGATCGATCCCAGGATGCCGTGAGTGAGTTTGCCAGCGGGAGTCTCGTCGATGTTCTCCATGACGGAGACGAGCTTGACCCCGGCCGTTTCGATGGCGAGCGTGATCATGACGTCGTCGGCTCGGTTGCGTGCTAGCCGGTCAAGTTTGTGCACGATGATGAACTCGGGTGGATCGATCTCGAGGCGGCGGAGCATCTCTTGAAGGGCCGGGCGGTTGGTGTTGCGACCGGTTTCCCCAGGTTCAGGGAACTCCTCGGTGATGACCGCACCAAGCGCTTCTGCTTTTCGAGTGTTGGCGGCCCGTTGTGCCGGGATGGACAAGCCCTCCGGCTCGCCACCCTTTGACGCTTGCCTGGCTGTGGAGACTCGCAGGTATGTCCAGGCGGTGCCTGGCTTCGGGGCTGGTCGGGCGATTTTTCGTGAGCTCATCTGGTAGGGGCTTTCTGATAGTTAGCGGAGCGAATCGGTCGAGTTCGAGGTAGTGCGCAGCGTGGGGTTGGTTCGGTCAGTCCGAGCTGGGCGAGGCGAACGGAGATTGCGCGGATTGATACATCGAACAGCCACGACAGGTCTTCGGGGGATTGGACTCGGTTACCCCAGGCGCGCAGCATGAGCCGCTTGGGCATGAGGACGCAGCCAGCAAAGTAGTCAGCGACTTGCTCGGCTTGCCGGTCAGCGCTGGTAAATCGGCTACCGGTGTAGAGGTAGCTGGTTGAGCCGTGGTCGATGATGTGTTTGTACTCGTGGATCAGCGAGAAGCGCTGGCGAGCCTCGGACTCGCCACTGTTGATGCCGATGACCCATCCGCTGTTGTCTCGATCCCAGTAGCTGACGCCGGAGGTGGGTAACGGGCGGCGTTCGATGCGGATGCGTGGCAGTTCGCTGATGGATTCGACGGGAAACGATTCGTCGTCGGTGGCAGCGATGAGTTCGCGCAGTCGTGCCGCTTGCAGTTCGGCGATGCGCAGTGCTTCGGCGAAGGTGCAAGGACGGGTAGGGGTGAGCGAGCGGAGGCGTTTGAGCACGCTCGGCTGCATGGTGGTCAGGGGTGTTCGGGTTGGTGCGTTTTGCATGGCGTGTGCCTCCTTTCGTTTAGTGACTGATCTGTGTGGGTGTTACTGTTCGTCTTCGCCTGATGCCGGACCGGACAGGTCGTGTTGGGTGGCGAGCTTCGCTACAAACGCCTCGATCTCATCCAGTGCTTCCGGACTCATCGTGCGGTACTTGGCTCGCATATATGGCCGCAACCCGGGCAGCCCTTTCGGCAGTGGATACCCGGCAAGCGCGAAGACGTCGGCGAGGGGAGCTTTCAGCACTTCAGCGATCCGCTGCAACGTGTCCGGAGCCGGACTACGTATTTGGCCGTTCTCGATCCGGACGACTTGTGACTGAATGACCCCAGCCTTCTCGCTGACGTCGTAAGTCGACAGCCTCGCCTCGTGCCGCTTCCGCTTGAAGTACGTGCCAAGTTCGGCCGCTCGTTCCAGATTCATATATTCTCCTTTTCTACCTCCCATTATATTCCTTTCAATGCAGAGTTGCATCGAAAATGTGTTGTAGAAAAGTCGAGAACGTTTATGGGAGGACGGCCTTTCTTTAAGAATACCGAAACGCTACGTGCGGTGTAACCGTTCGTTCACCCGACAGGACCAGATGGTCGGGCCGGACGTAGGCAGTCTGGCCGGGCAGATGCGACGTAGCGAGTGGTGCATCGCGTCGAGCCTGTCGGTGCCTGGCTTTAGCGTGATGTGCGTCACGTCCGGCTGGTTCAGGAGGCCGGACCTTCCAGAGTGGAGCGGAGCAGTGATCTCGTTTTTGGAGACGGCCCTGACGGGCCGGTGGGGCGGGGTGGTGACGGGCGGAGTCTTCTTCGTGCTGTCCTGTCTCTTCGCGGTCGGGCTTAACTGGCACGCAGCCCGACAGGACCGCGTACGAGCCAAGCATCCGACTGATCGGGGCCAGCACAACAACGCCAACAGTCACATCAACGGCAACGGCAACACCGTTGATATCCGCCAGTCGAACTGGCATCAGGACAACCGGGTCTACGTCCAGCCACCTCAGGGCGGCGGCGACAGCGATGCAGTGTGGGGGTATCTGTTGGTAGCGATGGTCGCCGGGATCGCCGTCTGTGTGGGCGCCGCGCTGGTCGGTGCCCAGCCGTTGCGCCTGATCGGCGGTGCGGCCATCGGCAGCACTGTTGGCATCCTGGTGATCGTGGCGTGGCTGAGCAGGCAGCGTGGTCCGAAACTGACCGCAGGTTTCGCGGTGCTGGGTGCGGCGCTGCTGTATGCCTCCAGCATGCTGCTGGACGACGCTCGCATCGACGGACAGAGCCTGGCGGACGTGCGCCAGGCTCTGCCGGGCGGTGGGTTGATCACGAAGTGGAGCGCGATGACGGATGCCGGTCGCTGGCTCTCGGGCGACGCGGCGGCGGTGTTGCTGGCAGCGGTGCTGGCGGCCACCATTATCGTGTTCGTGGCGTTGCGGGCACTGGCGATGACTCTGCACGAGTCGCACACGCCGACTGGGCTGACGCATCGTCTGTCGCCCGCCGCGAAGTCCCGGGCAGCGATCGTTGCGATGCTGTGTGTCACCGTTCTCACGTTGACGCTCGCCTCTGGGACCCCGGCCATGTGGCTGCGTGACCACGCCCAGACGCAGGTCAACGCCAACAGGTAGCAACGCAAGATCTGGTGCTGCGGTACAGATGGTCCGCTTGAGCATGGGAATGACATTCGGGTTGAGGGTCGGAGTCAGGGAGCACGTGGTGCTCAACCTGACTCCGACCGGTGGATGGGTGGAGGTGCGAGCCAGCCGATGGATCAGCTGGTCGCGGACTTGCGCGGCGTGCGGGGCTTGCTTGGCGTGGTGCCAAACAGCGCCTCGATCGCAGCGCGCTGCTCGTCGGCTTGCCGGGTGATGGCGTCCTGGAACTCGCTCGCCTTGGCGGCGGTATCCGGGTTGGCTGCCATGGCTTCGACTTCCTTCTCGATCGCGCTGCGGATCGCATCGGTGATCGAGATGCCGGTGAGCTTGGCCAGGATGGTGAGCCGGTTGTGCAGGTCACCGTCCAGGCGGATCGCCAACGTCTTGACATCAGACATGACGATTTGTCTCCTTCCTGAGGGTGTTCGCCCTGTCCCTGCTGGCGCAGTGACAGGCCACCGTCCTCGGGGTGGTGCAGCCCTCGACCGCGGTGGTCGGGTGACTGCAGGCTCCCGAGGCCTCGGTTCAGACACGGATCTACGGGTCGTCCACTAGGCTGGGGGACTCGGCCAAACTCAGACGGAGACGGACGTCCATATCCAATGATCGCAACCCTTCCACTGCAAGCGAGTTCGCCCGTCATCTCATCGACCAGGCAAGGTTCGACGCATAGTCGTTTACGCGGCATAATTTCCTTGGCTCCTACAGTGGCTCGCATCCCGATAGCGACACTTGTGGTCATAGCTATCCTGGGCGATGCTCATGGGCGCGCGGCTGTCTGGCTCGGGGCGTTCGTTGTCCTCGACATCGTTGATGGGTTGATTGCGCGGGCGATTGATCGCGAGACGGCATTTCGGCGAGCGTTGGATAGTACGATCGACCACGTCGCTATCTGTACATGCATTGCCGTGATGACGGTGTCCCATCCCGCAATCTTGAGTGCGGGCGCAATAATTGTGCTTCGCGATATCATACAGGCGGGAGTCTCTGCTCAAATGATTCGTAAGCACCATGTCGTCGCGACGGGGCGTGGATTGCATGCTGTTTACACCATTCTTGTTGCGGCGTGGGGGCTAGTTTGGATACTCCGTGGTGATTCTCCACTGTGGTTCTCGTGGGTCGTGGGGTGTGCTGGGATCGTTACGCTTGCCGACTACGTAAACTCTTGCAACAGCGTGGTCGCGCGACGTACAGAGATATGACGGGGGCATTGGAATCCCCGGCAGAACGGAAGCAAACCGATGAGGCGTTCGATCCGCGGTCGCAGTTAGCGGCCATCGCGATTGCCACGTTTCTGTCGTTGTGCTACATATTCTTAACCGCCCCTGTTGTAGAAAACCGGCCGCGTGCGGGGAATCAGCTCAAGGGTGTGTCGTATCCATCGAGCTTCATGGTTGCATGCCTTTTAGTAGTGGGCCTCGGATTTATGGGAACTGTAGACAGCTTCAGGGCGTTCCTGCCGAGTGCGATTGTTCAGTGGGGCCAGGAGAGGACACGGGTCCTCCGTAACATAGTTCTCTACGTTGACACATTTTTATCTATCGGCATTCTGGGTTGGGTGACGTATTTTTCGGGCGGTCCATTGACTAGTCCCTATTCGGTGATTTTAATCTCGGTTGCGCTTATATCGCCGTTCATAACTGACAGCATGACTCCAGCGGTGGTGGTCTCAGTAATGGTTGGCTGCTGGTATCTGTTCTGGTGGTACTATTCAAATAGGCAACAAGTGGCGTCCTTTGATCGCCCTGGATGGCTTATATTTGCCACTACATTTGTTAGCGTCATTATTACAATGCTCATGGAGTACGTCCGCAGGCAGCGGGAGAAGTCTCTGGATGCGTCGTCTGGGTAATTGCGGGCTACCCAGACTGAAATGCTTACGCCTTTCTGAGTTGGTGGATGAGTGCTAATGTAAGGACGATGGCAGTCGATGAGACGACGGTCGTCATCAGTGATCCTGTAAACATGAGCGACGTAAAAGTCATCACACTTAGTATGGCAATTGTGCGAAAGACACAATTTTGGGACATGACTCACCTCCAATATTTGATTGGGGAGCCCGCGCCCTTTATTTAATCACGAAATGTAGATATTTCTGCAAAATTCCCGCACAATCACATGATCCTGAAAATCCAGCACCCACCGTCGTCCTTGTGACAGACGTAGACATCGTCACTGAGCCAGGCATCACGTGCCCAGGCTTCGTAGTCGATGCGGATGTACGGGGCGAGATGGTCGCCGAACTCGGTCTCGATGCGTTGCTCGATGTCGCTGTCGCCGAGGACTTCACGTGCCCAGGCTTCAGGTGAGTCGTACTCGCCGAGGTAGCTGTCCTCGAAGGCATCGAGCATGTCCGGATCAGCGTCGTGCAGCTGAGCCCAGGTGGCAAAGACCGGACCGTGCTCCTGGATGCCACGAGCGACTTTGGCCACCGTCGTGAGCTGCTCGTACTGCTCTGGCCGGAAGTCTCCAAAGTCGTCGTAGTCGAAGATCGCGTACTCCTCGGCACCGAGTTCTTCGCTGTTCGCCACGATGCGCTGTGCTTCCGAGATGAGCTGCTCGTCATCGACAGCAGCGTCGACCCATTCGCCGGTAAGAGCGCCGTTGTTGTAGTCGGCCAGGGAGCCGATCCATACCCTCGGGTTGAGTTCTGGCTCGCGTTCTCGGGATGCTTCGTGTTCGGGCTGGTCGCCCGGACTCGGTTGTGGTTGCTTCTCATTCATGATCACCTCCTTTCGGTTTCGTTGATTGGTTCTCCGCGCTGCGTTTCGCTGGTGGCGCCCGTTCCCGCCGCTGTCTGGCTTGCCTGATTCGCTGCTCAGCGAGCGAGATGTACTCCGGGTTCAGCTCGATCCCGAGCCAGTCGCGGCCGAGAACTTGTGCGGCAATCGCGGTGGTTCCGGCGCCCATGAAGGGGTCGAGGACAAGACCACCCGGTGGGCAGCCTGCCCGGATCATTCGACGGACGAGCTGCTCGGGGAAGGTCGCGAAGTGTGCGCCCTTGTAGTGGGCGGTCGCCAGGTGCCAGACGTCCCCGGGGTTCTTCCCGAGCGGGTGCCCGACCAGTCCTTTCGCCTTGAGGGCACGTAGGCCGTTGTCACCGTCGCTGTTCGGGCCGAGCGCCGGATTCCCGGTGGCGTACTTACTCGGCCGGCTGCTACCGCGTTTGTCGTGGTGGCTGGGTGGCTGGCTGCGGTGCGGTTCGCGGATGGCATCGAGGTTGAAGTAGTACGTCGGGTTCTTGGTGAGCAGGTAGACGAACTCGTGCGTGGTGCTGAGCCGGTCTCGGACGCTGGTGGGCATCGGGTTGGTTTTTGGCCCAGACGATCTTGTTGCGGATGGTCCAGCCGTCTGCCAGTAGCCCGAGCATGAGCCGCTCGGGTGCACCGAGCAGTGACTTGCGCGGCGCACCTTCTCGTGGATGGGTGCTGTAGGTGTCGCCGAGGTTGAGCCAGAAGCTGCCGGTCGGTTTCAGCACTCGATGTAGAGCGCGGGCGACGGCGCGCAGTTCCTCGACGTACTGATCGACGTGTGCTTCGAGGCCGACCTGGCCGTCCACCCCGTAGTTGCGTAGCCGGAAGTAGGGCGGGCTGGTGATGATGCAGTCGATGGAGTCGGTGGGGAACGTCTCCAACACGGTGAGGGCATCACCGGCGATGATTTGGCCGAGCGGGAGGGGAACATTCATGACGCCCTCCAGTCGATGTCAGAGTCGGTGCGTATCTTCTGTTCCATGAACTGGGTTGCAGTGGGCTCTCTGGCGACAATCGCTCTAGGTCGCTGGTGTTTTTCGTGGCGTGGCGGTCCGTGTTGCTTGGTGCTGGGTTCGGGAGGATTGGCCTGTGACGTTGGGAGTGACTCCGAGCCAGGCTGATTTGTTCCGTTCGACGACCGCGTTCTGCGAGCCGCGGATCGGCGAAGACTCGATCTACGGGTTGTTGCACCGGCAGTGCCACCGGTTGTTCCCGGACGAGATGTTCGCGGACTTGTTCACCGATGTTGGTCGCCGGTCGGTACCGCCGATGATCGTGGCGGTGGTGATGGTGTTGCAACGTTTCGAGGGGTGCAGTGACCGGGAAGCGGTCGACCGGTTCGCGTTCGACGCCCGGTGGAAGTACGCGGCGGGCGGGCTGGACTTCGATTACCCGGGATTCGTGCACACGGTGCTGGTTGATATGCGGGCCCGGCTGGCCGCCTCGGATGCGCCGGACCGGATCTTCGATGCCGTGCTGCAGGTGGCCAAGGCTGCCGGACTGGTCGGGCGTAAACGGGTGCTGGACTCCACCCCGTTGTATGACGCGGTCGCCACGATGGACACGGTCACGTTGATCCGGTCGGCGATCCGTGGGCTGCTCAAGGCGTGTGATGCGCAGTTGGGGGCGCGGGTCCGGGACGTGCTGGCCCGTGATGATGACTACGTGGGCGCGG
This genomic window from Flexivirga oryzae contains:
- a CDS encoding ImmA/IrrE family metallo-endopeptidase translates to MQNAPTRTPLTTMQPSVLKRLRSLTPTRPCTFAEALRIAELQAARLRELIAATDDESFPVESISELPRIRIERRPLPTSGVSYWDRDNSGWVIGINSGESEARQRFSLIHEYKHIIDHGSTSYLYTGSRFTSADRQAEQVADYFAGCVLMPKRLMLRAWGNRVQSPEDLSWLFDVSIRAISVRLAQLGLTEPTPRCALPRTRPIRSANYQKAPTR
- a CDS encoding helix-turn-helix domain-containing protein, which translates into the protein MNLERAAELGTYFKRKRHEARLSTYDVSEKAGVIQSQVVRIENGQIRSPAPDTLQRIAEVLKAPLADVFALAGYPLPKGLPGLRPYMRAKYRTMSPEALDEIEAFVAKLATQHDLSGPASGEDEQ
- a CDS encoding type II toxin-antitoxin system VapB family antitoxin, with the translated sequence MSDVKTLAIRLDGDLHNRLTILAKLTGISITDAIRSAIEKEVEAMAANPDTAAKASEFQDAITRQADEQRAAIEALFGTTPSKPRTPRKSATS
- a CDS encoding CDP-alcohol phosphatidyltransferase family protein: MIATLPLQASSPVISSTRQGSTHSRLRGIISLAPTVARIPIATLVVIAILGDAHGRAAVWLGAFVVLDIVDGLIARAIDRETAFRRALDSTIDHVAICTCIAVMTVSHPAILSAGAIIVLRDIIQAGVSAQMIRKHHVVATGRGLHAVYTILVAAWGLVWILRGDSPLWFSWVVGCAGIVTLADYVNSCNSVVARRTEI
- a CDS encoding antirestriction protein ArdA is translated as MNEKQPQPSPGDQPEHEASREREPELNPRVWIGSLADYNNGALTGEWVDAAVDDEQLISEAQRIVANSEELGAEEYAIFDYDDFGDFRPEQYEQLTTVAKVARGIQEHGPVFATWAQLHDADPDMLDAFEDSYLGEYDSPEAWAREVLGDSDIEQRIETEFGDHLAPYIRIDYEAWARDAWLSDDVYVCHKDDGGCWIFRIM
- a CDS encoding DNA-methyltransferase: MPTSVRDRLSTTHEFVYLLTKNPTYYFNLDAIREPHRSQPPSHHDKRGSSRPSKYATGNPALGPNSDGDNGLRALKAKGLVGHPLGKNPGDVWHLATAHYKGAHFATFPEQLVRRMIRAGCPPGGLVLDPFMGAGTTAIAAQVLGRDWLGIELNPEYISLAEQRIRQARQRRERAPPAKRSAENQSTKPKGGDHE